TTTTCCTTGCCCCCGTTGGAAAACTTGTGGATGTACGCAGTGGACACCCCGGGGATGGTCAAGCACACGCCCATAATGGCGAGGCCAGGCAGAATCTCGAACCACATCTCTGAACCGTAACTCGCACTCCGAACCGTACCTCGCACTCCGAACCGCAACCGGCTCCTCAAAGGTGACCGGCCTTCACCTTCCTTCCCTGTTAgctacctcttatatcttaaattaacctatttctattattttatattttatcacgagagttgtggcctaccggcaaggttgcagctggcagctcacatctttccgctctggtggct
The sequence above is drawn from the Chionomys nivalis chromosome 5, mChiNiv1.1, whole genome shotgun sequence genome and encodes:
- the LOC130875046 gene encoding NADH dehydrogenase [ubiquinone] 1 alpha subcomplex subunit 1 — encoded protein: MWFEILPGLAIMGVCLTIPGVSTAYIHKFSNGGKEKRVGRFRYQWYLMERDRRVSGVNRYYVSKGLENID